One stretch of Arachis hypogaea cultivar Tifrunner chromosome 20, arahy.Tifrunner.gnm2.J5K5, whole genome shotgun sequence DNA includes these proteins:
- the LOC112784636 gene encoding uncharacterized protein isoform X1, producing the protein MATTACFIIVSRNDIPIYEAEVGVAAKREDAAQLHQFILHAALDIVQDLAWTTSAMYLKSVDRFNDLVVSVYVTAGHTRFMLLHDSRNDDGIKSFFQDVHELYIKTLLNPLYLPGSRITSSHFDTKVRALARKYL; encoded by the exons ATGGCAACCACTGCTTGTTTCATCATTGTTAGCAGAAATGATATTCCTATTTATGAAGCTGAAGTTGGAGTAGCTGCTAAA AGAGAAGATGCTGCTCAGCTGCATCAGTTTATCCTGCATGCTGCTCTCGATATTGTTCAGGACCTAGCGTGGACTACTAGTGCTAT GTACTTGAAATCGGTAGATAGGTTTAATGATCTGGTGGTCTCAGTGTATGTCACAGCTGGTCATA CCCGTTTTATGTTGCTTCATGACTCTCGTAATGATGATGGCATTAAGAGCTTCTTCCAAGACGTGCATGAACTTTACATAAAG ACACTTCTTAATCCCCTGTACTTGCCTGGCTCCCGGATCACATCATCACATTTTGACACAAAAGTCCGAGCTCTTGCACGAAAATATTTGTAG
- the LOC112784636 gene encoding uncharacterized protein isoform X2, with product MATTACFIIVSRNDIPIYEAEVGVAAKREDAAQLHQFILHAALDIVQDLAWTTSAMYLKSVDRFNDLVVSVYVTAGHTRFMLLHDSRNDDGIKSFFQDVHELYIKTLLNPLYLPGSRITSSHFDTKVRALARKYL from the exons ATGGCAACCACTGCTTGTTTCATCATTGTTAGCAGAAATGATATTCCTATTTATGAAGCTGAAGTTGGAGTAGCTGCTAAA AGAGAAGATGCTGCTCAGCTGCATCAGTTTATCCTGCATGCTGCTCTCGATATTGTTCAGGACCTAGCGTGGACTACTAGTGCTAT GTACTTGAAATCGGTAGATAGGTTTAATGATCTGGTGGTCTCAGTGTATGTCACAGCTGGTC ATACCCGTTTTATGTTGCTTCATGACTCTCGTAATGATGATGGCATTAAGAGCTTCTTCCAAGACGTGCATGAACTTTACATAAAG ACACTTCTTAATCCCCTGTACTTGCCTGGCTCCCGGATCACATCATCACATTTTGACACAAAAGTCCGAGCTCTTGCACGAAAATATTTGTAG